A genomic segment from Hippoglossus stenolepis isolate QCI-W04-F060 chromosome 3, HSTE1.2, whole genome shotgun sequence encodes:
- the LOC118105006 gene encoding green-sensitive opsin, with protein sequence MTWDGGIEPNGTEGKNFYIPLSNRSGVVRSPFEYPQYYLADPIMYKLLAVYMFFLICTGTPINGLILLVTAQNKKLRQPLNYILVNLAVAGLIMCCFGFTITFITAINGYFVLGATACALEGLMATLGGQVALWSLVVLAVERYIVVCKPMGSFKFTGSHAAAGVIFTWIMAFACAAPPLLGWSRYIPEGMQCSCGPDYYTLAPGFNNESYVIYLFVVHFTAPVFIIFFTYGSLVLTVKAAASQQQESESTQKAEREVTRMCILMVLGFLVAWVPYATFAAWIFINKGAAFTALTATIPAFFAKSSALYNPVIYVLMNKQFRSCMLSSIGMGGMVEDEASVSASKTEVSSVS encoded by the exons ATGACTTGGGACGGAGGAATCGAGCCCAATGGCACAGAGGGCAAGAACTTCTACATCCCCTTGTCCAACAGGAGTGGGGTCGTCAGAAGTCCCTTTGAGTACCCTCAGTATTATTTGGCGGATCCCATCATGTACAAGCTTCTCGCCGTCTACATGTTCTTCCTGATCTGCACTGGAACTCCCATCAACGGTCTGATACTGCTGGTCACGGCTCAGAACAAGAAACTCAGACAACCTCTCAACTACATCCTGGTCAACCTGGCCGTGGCCGGACTCATCATGTGCTGCTTCGGATTCaccatcaccttcatcactgCCATCAACGGCTACTTCGTCCTCGGGGCCACTGCCTGTGCCTTGGAAGGATTAATGGCCACGCTTGGCG GTCAAGTCgctctctggtctctggtcgTCCTGGCTGTCGAGAGATACATCGTCGTCTGCAAACCCATGGGAAGCTTCAAGTTCACCGGAAGTCACGCGGCAGCTGGAGTCATTTTCACCTGGATCATGGCTTTTGCTtgtgctgctcctcctcttcttggcTGGTCCAG GTACATCCCCGAGGGCATGCAGTGCTCCTGCGGACCCGACTACTACACTCTGGCCCCCGGCTTCAACAATGAATCATACGTCATCTACTTGTTTGTCGTCCACTTCACGGCTCCTGTCTTCATCATTTTCTTCACTTATGGAAGCCTCGTCCTGACAGTCAAAGCT GCTGCATCCCAGCAGCAGGAGTCAGAGTCCACTCAGAAAGCTGAGAGGGAGGTGACACGCATGTGCATCCTGATGGTGCTGGGCTTCCTGGTAGCTTGGGTACCATATGCCACTTTCGCCGCCTGGATCTTCATAAACAAGGGAGCTGCCTTCACTGCCCTGACAGCAACCATCCCTGCCTTCTTCGCTAAGAGCTCAGCCTTGTACAACCCCGTGATCTACgtgctgatgaacaaacag TTCCGCAGCTGCATGCTGAGCAGTATTGGAATGGGCGGCATGGTGGAGGATGAGGCCTCAGTGTCTGCCAGCAAGACAGAGGTGTCCTCTGTGTCTTAA
- the synprb gene encoding synaptoporin b: MCMVIFAPIFAICAFATCGGYHGHLQVKVDCADRRPSNHSINIDFGYPFRLQQVHFQASLCEARRKEVLFLDGDFSSAAQFFVTVGVFAFLYSLLATIVYVFYQNKYLRNNRGPLVDFVVTVIFSLMWLVSTCCWAKALSDIKTATNPTQVLLLISACRAQENTCTVTQEPLWSRLHTSAVFGFVNVVLWVGNIWFVFKETGWYKTGQRYPTRSASGKRSSQMRQRLYSESSFDQPEESFGQSQFSRQGSLNQSKGESGPQVHRQASFSQSQVTLSLPQTYLNKPVIYENKVASQGPKIFVNEM; encoded by the exons atgtgtatggTTATATTTGCTCCG ATTTTTGCCATCTGTGCCTTTGCAACATGTGGAGGATACCATGGTCATCTGCAGGTTAAAGTGGACTGTGCAGACAGGCGGCCGAGCAACCACAGCATCAACATTGATTTCGGTTATCCTTTCCG ATTACAGCAAGTGCATTTCCAAGCTTCGCTGTGCGAGGCGAGAAGAAAGGAGGTTCTGTTCCTGGATGGCGACTTCTCTTCAGCGGCTCAGTTTTTCGTGACGGTGGGCGTCTTTGCGTTCCTCTACTCCCTGCTGGCGACCATCGTCTACGTGTTCTACCAGAACAAGTACCTGAGGAACAACAGAGGCCCTCTTGTG GATTTTGTCGTCACAGTCATCTTCTCCCTCATGTGGCTGGTCAGCACCTGCTGTTGGGCCAAAGCTCTGTCTGATATCAAGACGGCCACGAACCCAACGCAGGTGCTTCTGCTCATCTCAGCCTGCAGAGCTCaggaaaacacatgcacagtgacCCAGGAGCCTCTTTGGTCACGTCTGCACACGTCTGCG GTTTTTGGTTTCGTTAACGTGGTCCTCTGGGTGGGAAATATTTGGTTTGTCTTCAAAGAGACAGGCTGGTACAAGACAGGTCAGAGATACCCGACCAGGAGTGCATCTGGGAAACGCTCCAGCCAAATGCGACAGCGGCTCTACAGCGAGAGCAGCTTCGACCAGCCGGAGGAGAGTTTCGGTCAGTCCCAGTTCTCCCGGCAAGGCAGTCTCAATCAGTCAAAGGGAGAGTCCGGTCCGCAGGTCCACAGACAAGCCAGCTTCAGCCAGTCACAAGTAACACTCAGCTTACCACAGACGTATCTTAATAAGCCGGTgatttatgagaataaagtggCTTCTCAAGGGCCCAAGATATTTGTCAATGAGATGTGA